In Rosa chinensis cultivar Old Blush chromosome 1, RchiOBHm-V2, whole genome shotgun sequence, a genomic segment contains:
- the LOC112189870 gene encoding DNA topoisomerase 6 subunit A, which produces MVSEINSDALFILLIDQSSNAYILERELARFAERFPRIIVFINQVHGQPANTTGLFLMEMKMKFPNMPMLALVNASPEGVKMLLSLEGLDVKWLGIRTDDFAKYKIPTNVDTPLTEVDIKLARHLLEEERVQKNPVLRDDLNHMVATESTVESDAVLALGAPFLYQVYLPLKLQYMDWQ; this is translated from the coding sequence ATGGTTAGTGAAATAAATAGTGATGCATTGTTCATCTTGTTGATTGACCAATCCTCTAATGCTTATATACTGGAAAGAGAGCTGGCTCGGTTTGCAGAGCGCTTTCCACGCATCATTGTGTTTATCAATCAAGTACATGGACAGCCTGCTAACACTACGGGGCTCTTCTTGAtggagatgaagatgaagtTTCCTAACATGCCGATGCTGGCTCTTGTTAATGCTAGTCCAGAAGGAGTGAAGATGTTACTTTCACTCGAGGGACTTGATGTAAAGTGGTTAGGAATCAGAACGGACGATTTTGCCAAATATAAAATACCTACCAATGTCGACACGCCACTGACTGAAGTTGACATCAAGTTGGCGAGACATCTCTTGGAGGAAGAACGTGTCCAAAAGAATCCGGTATTGCGTGATGACCTGAATCACATGGTAGCCACGGAGAGTACGGTAGAATCTGATGCTGTGCTAGCTTTGGGGGCACCCTTCTTGTATCAGGTTTATTTACCACTCAAACTCCAGTATATGGATTGGCAATGA
- the LOC112182440 gene encoding putative F-box/FBD/LRR-repeat protein At5g56810 — protein sequence MEKLFSSCPKLVYLSVRIVSVIAAFNFKVSAPELKQLKIISYCPGPQFYVDAPKLENLDLFCSFPQPNFFLENAKYLVTAAVVLKKNYKLFLIRHAFPNSLNMLLAQISEVKYLSLSAPIPVDCCFPAFGNLTKLELVLDHYDYWKLLTVVLQKVPNLEYLSLEEKGIGDHEWSFNLPEVVPSCLSSHLKSIYMRKFKGRRSEMKMAEYLLKNGYLLNRFTICYTGVLDKKEELRKELFMFRRAITCSILFLMSEDFLQGQKAYVDGFKTTLFD from the exons ATGGAAAAGCTTTTTTCTTCCTGCCCTAAGCTTGTTTATCTGAGCGTACGAATCGTTTCAGTAATTGCTGCCTTTAATTTCAAGGTCTCTGCGCCTGAGCTGAAGCAATTGAAGATAATATCATATTGTCCTGGGCCTCAGTTTTATGTTGATGCCCCAAAGCTTGAAAATCTTGATCTTTTCTGTTCGTTCCCtcagccaaatttttttttggaaaatgcaaAATATCTGGTCACAGCTGCTGTTGTTCTCAAAAAGAATTACAAGCTCTTCCTTATACGACATGCCTTTCCCAACAGTCTCAATATGCTTCTGGCTCAAATTTCTGAGGTCAAATATCTGTCTCTTTCGGCTCCTATTCCAGTG GATTGCTGCTTCCCTGCTTTTGGTAATTTGACCAAATTGGAGTTGGTTCTTGACCATTACGATTACTGGAAATTGCTAACAGTTGTGCTCCAAAAAGTCCCTAATCTGGAATATCTTTCTTTAGAAGAA AAAGGTATAGGTGATCATGAATGGTCATTCAATCTACCTGAGGTTGTGCCTTCATGTTTGTCATCACATCTGAAGAGTATCTATATGAGGAAATTCAAGGGGCGGCGGTCTGAGATGAAAATGGCCGAGTATTTGTTAAAAAATGGTTATCTTTTGAATCGGTTCACAATATGCTATACTGGTGTTTTGGATAAGAAAGAGGAGTTACGCAAGGAACTTTTTATGTTTCGGAGGGCAATAACTTGTTCTATTCTATTTCTTATGAGTGAAGATTTTCTCCAAGGGCAGAAGGCCTATGTTGATGGCTTTAAAACTACTCTTTTTGACTGA